The sequence TTCAAGTATCTGAGAGATTTAAGATTCCCTACGGAAGGTGGAATGCTCCCAGAGAACCTATTGGAGGATAAGTCGATAATTGTAAATGTTGTTAGCAGTCGCTCCAATAACTGATCCAATCCTTTCAACGTGAGAATCAACGATATGgattcaacaaacaaattttCTTCATCATCGGTATAGATTTCCTTTGCATCTATCATACCACGAAAGTTCTTGAAATATCTATCAGGTAGAGATCCAACAAACGTGTTCTCTGATACATCCAAGACTTGCAACTTTGGAAACGGATTCTCAGTGTTTGAAGCCGACAACATCTCACCGTCGAATTTGTTTAACCTCAAGATGAGGATGCGAAGTAGAGGGAGCGTTTCCATCCAAAAGGGAAACACATCATGTATTTCATTATCACCAATGTTGATGGCCTGAAGATCCTGGCAATTGACTAGGGTTTGAGGTAGTGTTCCTTCCAATTTGTTTCCATCcagattgattgattgaagaCTGCAATACTTTGTGAATGTTGATGGTATGAGGCCACTGAgtttattttcattcaaatGGAGGATTACTAGAGATGTGCTCAAGTTTCCCATACAATCTGGAATTGATCCTTCCAAATGATTGTCTGATAAATAAAGTACTTGAAGGGATCTCAAGTTGCAAATGGATGGTGGAATCTCTCCACTTAAGTTGTTGGAACCTAGTGCAAAATCAACCAACCCTGATAGATTCCCAAAGGTCGATGGTATAGGACCTGAAAGTTAATATTGATTGTGTCAAGTTCAAATTCATTCAAACAATGGATGATATATCGTTGTCATAAAATCATGCATAcagtactccctccttcccaaCGAAAATGACCCTTTCATTGAAGGATCGGGATTTTATATCATGCATACAatgggaataaagtagagacagttgtgtttcaatttttagaaatagGTCATCTTCGTTGCAACTGaccaaaatgggaaaaaaatcGTCTTTACTAGGAAAgaggaagtaatattgaaaaaatctAAAACACCCATTTCATCATAATAATGtattattgtaaaataaaagaggtaGCACTATATAGTTTAGCCAATGACATAAAGTAATAGGAAATTGCAGTAGTGGATCCTTCATATAAATTTGGAGGAGGTAGATCAGTAATTCATgtgatattgttttttatatcttaGCATTGTATGTAACACAGTTATACAATTTTTATGCAAGGGTATAGTAATCCAAAATGACTACTATTTCTACATTTTTATCAACATGgttaaaacttttatttattttgctataTAGAAAGGGCTAGGATGATCCTCTATATAAAATGTATTATAATGAAAGATGCATAAATCAACATGAGTTATAAATAAACTTCATATTTCGCCCGCCCCATTTTATTTCGACTATATTTCTTATGTTAATGCAAGAGCAAAATGAGATAGAAAATCATACCACTTAAACTGTTGTACTCGAGCGATATCTCTTGAATGGTAGTGTTACCAATTTCTCTCGGTATTGATCCACCAAGTAAGTTCATATCAATGTTCAATTGCAGTAAATTATTGAGAAGAAATATTTCTTTCGGAATATCACCTGTTAGATCATTAATTATCCAgacatatattttgttattgatCAAGTAATTACTATAGCATCTATTAAGTACAAAAAACAGATAATATTCACAAGTACCCTATTTCTAAGATAATAAGATCTTACCACTTAACATGTTGTAACTAAGATCCAACAATTGAAGCATTGTCAAGTTCCCGATTTCTCTTGGCACGTAGCCACTAAAGTTGTTCGAACTTCCGTCCAAAgtttgtaaattagttagaGCACTGATCTCTTTTGGAATATTGCCTGTGAGTAAATTGCATCGAATCAATCAAGCCAAACCAAAATGTACGAAATGTAAGAACATGAGATAAGATCTTACCACTTAACATGTTCGTACTAAGGTACAACAATTGAAGCATTGTCAAGTTCCCAATTTCtcttggaatgtggccactAAAGTCATTGGAACTCATACCTAAAGCTTGTAAATTAGTAAGAGCACCGATCTCTTTTGGAATATTGCCTGCGTTAAAATTGCATCGAATCAATCAAGGCAAGAAAAAATGTAGGGAATGTAAGAGCATGAAATAAGATCAACAATTGAAGCATTGCCAAGTTTCCAATTTCTTTTGGCAGGTTGCCACTTAAGTTGTTCACACTCAAGTCCAAAGATTGTAATTTAGTGAGAGCACCATAATATCTTACCATTTATCTTGTTGTAAGTAAAGTCCAACTGTTGAAGCATTACCAAGTTTCCAATTTCTCTTGGAATATTACCTGTGGGTAAATTGCATTAAACCAACATCCAATTACATGTGAGTCttgtacttattttttatccaattCAAATAGAGTTACTCCCTCGGCAACGTGTCCTATTTTGATTCGGGTGTTATAAAAATGTAGAAGATGTATAtgtaaaaagttagtaaaatgtgaatattaCCATTATATATGgactattaatatttttataataacttTGAGTGAGTTAGAAAATGTGATATTCGCTTAATAAGTatatgaaaaagtaaatggGTCATGTTATAATGTACTaacagaaatagaaaa is a genomic window of Salvia hispanica cultivar TCC Black 2014 unplaced genomic scaffold, UniMelb_Shisp_WGS_1.0 HiC_scaffold_33, whole genome shotgun sequence containing:
- the LOC125198933 gene encoding receptor-like protein Cf-9 homolog isoform X2: MDRSSHLYHLITSLLLLQWLINYSSANLDINTDRSSLIVFKSRISLDPHNILTKNWSSESSVCSWIGVTCDSRYKRVTQLNISSMGLVGTIPPEIGNLSFLVSLDVSENSFHGPIPSSIFNMSTLEVLDLRNNSLSSSLPVDICKHNLHRLKRLRVSYNELYGEIPSSLGWCSKLEYLSLYNNSFSGHMPTQIGNLTLLQQLHLGANNLSGNIPKEIGALTNLQALGMSSNDFSGHIPREIGNLTMLQLLYLSTNMLSGNIPKEISALTNLQTLDGSSNNFSGYVPREIGNLTMLQLLDLSYNMLSGDIPKEIFLLNNLLQLNIDMNLLGGSIPREIGNTTIQEISLEYNSLSGPIPSTFGNLSGLVDFALGSNNLSGEIPPSICNLRSLQVLYLSDNHLEGSIPDCMGNLSTSLVILHLNENKLSGLIPSTFTKYCSLQSINLDGNKLEGTLPQTLVNCQDLQAINIGDNEIHDVFPFWMETLPLLRILILRLNKFDGEMLSASNTENPFPKLQVLDVSENTFVGSLPDRYFKNFRGMIDAKEIYTDDEENLFVESISLILTLKGLDQLLERLLTTFTIIDLSSNRFSGSIPPSVGNLKSLRYLNLSHNTLTGRIQPSLGGMSLLESLDLSSNKLDGEIPGALARLTFLAKLNLSMNNLEGQIPQSNQLSTFGNESYVGNAGLCGFPLTRKCERSDEKPSLPQEDDDESGFVNGFGWQPVVLGYGCGFIIGIFMGCGIIHYERPRWLVKFTFGCE
- the LOC125198933 gene encoding receptor-like protein 52 isoform X1; translated protein: MDRSSHLYHLITSLLLLQWLINYSSANLDINTDRSSLIVFKSRISLDPHNILTKNWSSESSVCSWIGVTCDSRYKRVTQLNISSMGLVGTIPPEIGNLSFLVSLDVSENSFHGPIPSSIFNMSTLEVLDLRNNSLSSSLPVDICKHNLHRLKRLRVSYNELYGEIPSSLGWCSKLEYLSLYNNSFSGHMPTQIGNLTLLQQLHLGANNLSGNIPREIGNLVMLQQLDFTYNKINGNIPKEIGALTNLQALGMSSNDFSGHIPREIGNLTMLQLLYLSTNMLSGNIPKEISALTNLQTLDGSSNNFSGYVPREIGNLTMLQLLDLSYNMLSGDIPKEIFLLNNLLQLNIDMNLLGGSIPREIGNTTIQEISLEYNSLSGPIPSTFGNLSGLVDFALGSNNLSGEIPPSICNLRSLQVLYLSDNHLEGSIPDCMGNLSTSLVILHLNENKLSGLIPSTFTKYCSLQSINLDGNKLEGTLPQTLVNCQDLQAINIGDNEIHDVFPFWMETLPLLRILILRLNKFDGEMLSASNTENPFPKLQVLDVSENTFVGSLPDRYFKNFRGMIDAKEIYTDDEENLFVESISLILTLKGLDQLLERLLTTFTIIDLSSNRFSGSIPPSVGNLKSLRYLNLSHNTLTGRIQPSLGGMSLLESLDLSSNKLDGEIPGALARLTFLAKLNLSMNNLEGQIPQSNQLSTFGNESYVGNAGLCGFPLTRKCERSDEKPSLPQEDDDESGFVNGFGWQPVVLGYGCGFIIGIFMGCGIIHYERPRWLVKFTFGCE